One segment of Microcaecilia unicolor unplaced genomic scaffold, aMicUni1.1, whole genome shotgun sequence DNA contains the following:
- the LOC115459430 gene encoding proteasome subunit beta type-7-like isoform X2, with the protein MLPSKVLTLPNPGGFNFENCQRNEFLEKEASQQGLKVPKARKTGTTIAAVVYKDGVILGADTRATDDMVVADKNCLKIHFITSRIYCCGAGVAADAKMTTQLLSSNLQLHALSTGREPRVVTACRMLKQQLFRYKGHVGASLIVGGVDCRGPHLYTVHPHGSTDKLPFVSMGSGAGAAMAILEDRFKPDMELKPAMDLLRDAITAGIMCDLGSGSNVDLCVITREKVEMMRGFEQPGKRGERYGSYRYQKGTTAVLTQSIKPLEVELVEEHIQTIDME; encoded by the exons ATGCTGCCATCCAAGGTACTGACCCTTCCAAACCCAGGGGGCTTCAACTTTGAGAACTGCCAGAG aAATGAATTTTTGGAGAAAGAGGCATCCCAGCAAGGGCTCAAAGTCCCTAAAGCAAGGAAAACCGGGACCACGATCGCTGCAGTAGTGTACAAg GACGGTGTCATCCTGGGGGCTGATACCCGGGCCACAGATGACATGGTGGTGGCCGATAAGAACTGCTTGAAAATTCACTTCATTACCTCCAGGATCTA CTGCTGTGGTGCAGGTGTGGCCGCTGATGCAAAGATGACCACCCAGCTTCTCTCGTCCAACCTCCAGTTGCATGCCCTCTCCACAGGGCGTGAGCCACGTGTGGTCACTGCCTGCAGGATGCTGAAGCAGCAGCTGTTCAG GTACAAAGGACATGTTGGGGCCTCCCTCATTGTGGGTGGAGTGGACTGTCGTGGCCCCCACCTCTACACTGTGCACCCTCATGGTTCCACTGACAAGCTGCCTTTTGTTTCTATGG GGTCCGGAGCAGGGGCAGCGATGGCGATACTAGAGGATCGATTCAAGCCCGATATGGAG CTGAAGCCCGCGATGGATCTGCTCCGAGATGCCATCACGGCCGGAATCATGTGTGACCTGGGCTCAGGCAGTAATGTGGATTTGTGCGTCATCACCAGGGAGAAAGTGGAGATGATGCGTGGCTTTGAGCAGCCTGGAAAGCGTGGCGAGAG GTATGGCTCATACCGGTACCAGAAGGGCACGACTGCTGTCCTCACACAGTCCATCAAGCCACTGGAGGTGGAATTGGTAGAGGAACATATACAGACCATAGACATGGAATAA
- the LOC115459437 gene encoding histone H3-like centromeric protein A, with amino-acid sequence MRRESVPSADRRKSRTPRKVTTPSSRRPPPRPRPSPQRPRAQRRRRYRPGTRALMEIRQYQKSTELLVRKLPFSRLVREICFSFSRGYDYRWQSMAILALQEAAEAFLVRLFEDSYLCTIHAKRVTLFVQDIQLARRIRGINDGLG; translated from the exons ATGAGACGGGAGTCGGTTCCCAGCGCTGACCGGAGGAAGAGCCGCACCCCCCGGAAAGTGACCACGCCATCCTCGCGAAGGCCACCGCCTCGGCCCCGCCCCa GTCCCCAGAGGCCTAGAGCACAGAGGAGGCGGAGATATCGTCCTGGTACTCGAGCACTGATGGAAATCCGGCAGTATCAGAAATCCACTGAGCTTCTTGTGCGGAAATTGCCTTTCTCCAGGCTG gtgcGGGAAATTTGCTTCTCTTTTTCCCGGGGCTATGATTATCGTTGGCAATCGATGGCCATTTTGGCCCTGCAGGAG GCCGCGGAAGCCTTCCTGGTCCGTCTCTTCGAAGACTCCTATCTGTGTACCATCCACGCCAAGCGAGTCACGTTGTTCGTGCAGGACATTCAGCTGGCCCGACGCATTCGTGGCATCAATGATGGCCTTGGCTGA
- the LOC115459430 gene encoding proteasome subunit beta type-7-like isoform X1 produces the protein MSLGTTAQQLLQSPQRHPLSAWPCCHPRNEFLEKEASQQGLKVPKARKTGTTIAAVVYKDGVILGADTRATDDMVVADKNCLKIHFITSRIYCCGAGVAADAKMTTQLLSSNLQLHALSTGREPRVVTACRMLKQQLFRYKGHVGASLIVGGVDCRGPHLYTVHPHGSTDKLPFVSMGSGAGAAMAILEDRFKPDMELKPAMDLLRDAITAGIMCDLGSGSNVDLCVITREKVEMMRGFEQPGKRGERYGSYRYQKGTTAVLTQSIKPLEVELVEEHIQTIDME, from the exons ATGAGTCTAGGCACGACAGCacagcagctcctgcagtctcCGCAAAGACACCCACTGTCTGCCTGGCCATGCTGCCATCCAAG aAATGAATTTTTGGAGAAAGAGGCATCCCAGCAAGGGCTCAAAGTCCCTAAAGCAAGGAAAACCGGGACCACGATCGCTGCAGTAGTGTACAAg GACGGTGTCATCCTGGGGGCTGATACCCGGGCCACAGATGACATGGTGGTGGCCGATAAGAACTGCTTGAAAATTCACTTCATTACCTCCAGGATCTA CTGCTGTGGTGCAGGTGTGGCCGCTGATGCAAAGATGACCACCCAGCTTCTCTCGTCCAACCTCCAGTTGCATGCCCTCTCCACAGGGCGTGAGCCACGTGTGGTCACTGCCTGCAGGATGCTGAAGCAGCAGCTGTTCAG GTACAAAGGACATGTTGGGGCCTCCCTCATTGTGGGTGGAGTGGACTGTCGTGGCCCCCACCTCTACACTGTGCACCCTCATGGTTCCACTGACAAGCTGCCTTTTGTTTCTATGG GGTCCGGAGCAGGGGCAGCGATGGCGATACTAGAGGATCGATTCAAGCCCGATATGGAG CTGAAGCCCGCGATGGATCTGCTCCGAGATGCCATCACGGCCGGAATCATGTGTGACCTGGGCTCAGGCAGTAATGTGGATTTGTGCGTCATCACCAGGGAGAAAGTGGAGATGATGCGTGGCTTTGAGCAGCCTGGAAAGCGTGGCGAGAG GTATGGCTCATACCGGTACCAGAAGGGCACGACTGCTGTCCTCACACAGTCCATCAAGCCACTGGAGGTGGAATTGGTAGAGGAACATATACAGACCATAGACATGGAATAA